The Candidatus Dependentiae bacterium genome segment ATATCAAGCGCAAACAATTATTTAATGCAATTGAATCTAATGATAGAGAAGCTGTTGCTCAACTACTTAAAGAAGGATTTACCTTAAATACGTGTGATAAAGAAGGCAACACCCTGCTTCACAAAGCTATACAATCGCACAATTTAGCTATTATTGACCTACTGATTTCCTTAGGAGCTGGTAAATACTTATATACAGCTAACAAACAAAATTTAACACCTTTACAACTACTAATTGCTAACAACATGATTGCTGCTGTATTCACACCTCGTCCAGAAAGCAAAACCCCTATTCAAGTAGTAGGAACTAAAAGAAAATATCAAGATAATTAACTAAAATTAAAATAAATGAATATATCTATGAAATTCTTTAAAACAATCGCAGCTGCTCTTATGCTTACTAGTTCATTAACTTATTGCATGACTCAAAAAGATAACATCAATCAACAGTTTTTTGCTGCTATACAAGCTGGCAATTATAGCTTAGTTCAAGATCTACTTAATAATAGCGCAGATGTTAATGCTCAAGATAGAGACAATTTCACTCCATTACACTTAGCTGCCTTAAATGGCTATACAGCTATAGCTCAGTTATTAATTGACAAAAGAGCTGACATTAAGGCTCAAACAATTAGAGAAAAAGCCACACCATTACATTGCACCGCTGAAAATGGCCATACAGCTACAGCGCAGCTATTACTTGAGAAAGGAGCAGATGTTAACGCTCAAACTACTAACAATACTACTCCACTATTCATCGCAGCTTTCAATAGCCATACAACTACAGCCCACTTACTGATTGACAAAGGAGCAGATGTTAAGGCTCAAGATAAGAAAAATTGGACCGCTTTGCATGCGTCTTCTTATAATGGCCATACAGCTACAGTCCAGTTATTAATTGACAACGGAGCAGACATCAATGCTCAAAGTGATATAAATGCTACTGCCTTAGATTGGTCTTCTTATAATGGCCATACAGCTACAGCCCAATTATTGATTGACAACGGAGCAGATGTCAATGTGACTGCATTGCGCTATGCCGCTACAAATGGGCATAAAGTAACCCTAGAAATGCTACTAAGCTACAAAGCACATCTACCACAAGATTTAGCTGTTAATAACATTGTAATACAAGCTCAAGAGAATAGATTTAAACTCTCACAAAGCACAAAATTCAAGCAGATTGCTCAACTGTTAAAGAAAGGTGCATATGCCTATCCACTAGTGAAGGCTTTTGTTGATAGTAAACGTAAAAAATTATTTAAAGCTATTGCATCTAACAATATACAAGCAGTTTCCCAATTATTAAAAGATGGTTT includes the following:
- a CDS encoding ankyrin repeat domain-containing protein produces the protein MKFFKTIAAALMLTSSLTYCMTQKDNINQQFFAAIQAGNYSLVQDLLNNSADVNAQDRDNFTPLHLAALNGYTAIAQLLIDKRADIKAQTIREKATPLHCTAENGHTATAQLLLEKGADVNAQTTNNTTPLFIAAFNSHTTTAHLLIDKGADVKAQDKKNWTALHASSYNGHTATVQLLIDNGADINAQSDINATALDWSSYNGHTATAQLLIDNGADVNVTALRYAATNGHKVTLEMLLSYKAHLPQDLAVNNIVIQAQENRFKLSQSTKFKQIAQLLKKGAYAYPLVKAFVDSKRKKLFKAIASNNIQAVSQLLKDGFTLNTCDKEGNTLLHKAIQASDRAIVDLLLSLGSERYLHKPNKQGVTPLQLLAAHNMIATVFTPRQ